One Lysobacter enzymogenes DNA segment encodes these proteins:
- a CDS encoding autotransporter assembly complex protein TamA yields MRSIPRLFLAGALGLGAVGAAQAAKVEKVDIHGLDEAMTNNVRVSLSLVDSIGKEVSGRRLGYLLREAENETREALEPFGYYSPTIKVEDSRGTRLIATPSTDTAAQARDDDRGAPGERDGAAANANTNANANEAEAGANAAGGAGDGASDAPAAAPARGGSSSPPIRVTITVDKGEPVKVRRSDIAILGAGSDDRYLNQDLAAFRPGPEQVFDHAAYEASKTKISRRLAERGYFNADFSSRRVEVTRAQHAADIDLVWTSGQRYDMGAISFEQTPKRIIRDSLLQKLVYWEQGSYYHQGKLDRFRESLARLDYFSSIDIEPLPDQASDGQVPVKVTLTPAKRSIYTAGVSYGTDSGAGVRLGVERRYVNDRGHKALAQVDFAQRRKTATLQYRIPAFAWLDGWYTFSLQGSDEQTDYIDSRRIELVASRSGKINQHWTATASLHGLRERWAYYDEFDDDPETRQNYRTATFLYPSLRAEYVDVDDKLYPRKGISATGLIRGGLEAVGSDANFIQAQLTGRWFKGLGERSRLIARGEIGHTFTNSLTDMPPSLRFYAGGDRSIRGYEWREVGPRIPPAEGRKAYALGAKNVVTASMEYEHYVNESWGGAVFVDSGSAFDDQKDLKMRTGVGVGVRWRSPVGPLRIDIARGLDDPDSGFQIYLNIGADL; encoded by the coding sequence ATGCGATCGATCCCCCGTCTCTTCCTCGCCGGCGCCCTGGGCCTCGGAGCCGTCGGCGCGGCCCAGGCGGCCAAGGTCGAAAAAGTCGATATCCACGGCCTGGACGAGGCGATGACCAACAACGTCCGGGTCTCGCTGTCGTTGGTGGACAGCATCGGCAAGGAAGTCTCCGGGCGTCGCCTGGGCTATCTGCTGCGCGAAGCCGAGAACGAGACCCGCGAGGCGCTGGAGCCGTTCGGCTATTACTCGCCGACGATCAAGGTCGAGGATTCGCGCGGCACCCGCCTGATCGCCACGCCGTCGACCGACACCGCGGCGCAGGCCCGCGACGACGATCGCGGCGCGCCGGGCGAGCGCGACGGCGCGGCCGCGAACGCGAACACGAACGCGAACGCGAACGAAGCCGAGGCCGGCGCGAACGCCGCCGGCGGGGCCGGCGACGGCGCAAGCGATGCGCCCGCCGCGGCGCCGGCGCGCGGCGGTTCGTCCTCGCCGCCGATCCGGGTCACCATCACCGTCGACAAGGGCGAGCCGGTCAAGGTGCGGCGCTCGGACATCGCCATCCTCGGCGCCGGCAGCGACGACCGCTATCTCAACCAGGACCTGGCCGCGTTCCGGCCCGGCCCCGAGCAGGTGTTCGACCACGCGGCCTACGAGGCCAGCAAGACCAAGATCAGCCGGCGCCTGGCCGAGCGCGGCTATTTCAACGCGGATTTTTCTTCGCGGCGGGTGGAAGTCACGCGCGCGCAGCACGCGGCGGACATCGACCTGGTGTGGACCAGCGGCCAGCGCTACGACATGGGCGCGATCAGCTTCGAGCAGACGCCCAAGCGCATCATCCGCGACAGCCTGCTGCAGAAGCTGGTGTATTGGGAGCAGGGCAGCTACTACCACCAGGGCAAGCTCGACCGCTTCCGCGAATCGCTGGCGCGGCTGGATTATTTCTCCAGCATCGACATCGAACCGCTGCCGGACCAGGCGAGCGACGGGCAGGTGCCGGTCAAGGTGACCCTGACCCCGGCCAAGCGCAGCATCTACACCGCCGGCGTCAGCTACGGCACCGACAGCGGCGCCGGCGTGCGCCTGGGCGTGGAGCGGCGCTACGTCAACGACCGCGGCCACAAGGCGCTGGCCCAGGTCGACTTCGCCCAGCGGCGCAAGACCGCGACCCTGCAGTACCGCATCCCCGCATTCGCCTGGCTCGACGGCTGGTACACCTTCAGCCTGCAGGGCAGCGACGAACAGACCGACTACATCGATTCGCGCCGGATCGAACTGGTCGCCAGCCGCAGCGGCAAGATCAACCAGCACTGGACCGCGACCGCCTCGCTGCACGGCCTGCGCGAGCGCTGGGCCTATTACGACGAATTCGACGACGACCCGGAAACGCGCCAGAACTACCGCACCGCGACGTTCCTGTATCCCTCGCTGCGCGCCGAATACGTCGACGTCGACGACAAGCTGTATCCGCGCAAGGGCATCAGCGCGACCGGCCTGATCCGCGGCGGCCTGGAAGCGGTGGGTTCGGATGCGAACTTCATCCAGGCCCAACTGACCGGGCGCTGGTTCAAGGGCCTGGGCGAGCGCAGCCGGTTGATCGCGCGCGGCGAGATCGGCCACACCTTCACCAACTCGCTGACCGACATGCCGCCGTCGCTGCGCTTCTACGCCGGCGGCGACCGCAGCATCCGCGGCTACGAGTGGCGCGAGGTCGGCCCGCGCATCCCGCCGGCGGAAGGCCGCAAGGCCTATGCGCTCGGCGCCAAGAACGTGGTCACCGCGAGCATGGAGTACGAGCACTACGTCAACGAAAGCTGGGGCGGCGCGGTGTTCGTCGACAGCGGCAGCGCGTTCGACGACCAGAAAGACCTGAAGATGCGCACCGGCGTCGGCGTCGGCGTGCGCTGGCGTTCGCCGGTGGGCCCGCTGCGCATCGACATCGCGCGCGGCCTCGACGACCCGGATTCGGGTTTCCAGATCTACCTCAATATCGGCGCCGACCTGTAA
- a CDS encoding TonB-dependent receptor plug domain-containing protein translates to MAAPARAQDAAPSSAPTEIDKVTVTGSLIPRSEIETATPVISISAENIKRQGFKDVYDVLRAQPLATGAVQDSQFTGGFTTNAEPISLLGLDPGFTLVLIDGRPMADYPLLYNGQSNFTDLASIPTAMVERIDIAPGNQSAIYGSSAIAGVVNIILKKRVDGTHLNFRFGGYDGGGGENARLQLIGGKEVGPFSLTYGLQYSMQDPIYGYDRRRIDSTNDNPDPDARYGSRNFVRINADVLPNEYIDPGAACGALGNLFNGTLTRDFRPGRGYYCGSREDVGYLTIMNRKRDLSGYFNASYALNDRTELYGTLLVGHNKSEANPGTRFWTTSVDTNGIFYNDTSGRYETYQRVFAPEETGDVDATNERQTSDSYNLAFGGRGSLGESNWNYDAYFARSQYKVDSKQRWLLSAAADDFFERRFLGPVIDHVGPYPVYAPTDDSGFYRALTPAEFNSITDIIRTKSETWTQNFNLQLTNTELFHLPAGAVGFATVLQAGEQSWKNPTDPRVVAGDFFSLTGTQGQGKRRNQALGVEFRVPIFSQLTASLSGRYDKYKNVGASSDSDGTYKIGLEYRPIQSLLLRANYATAFKAPDMAYVFAGDSGYYTSVVDYYRCATEEPDESIGNCTYNAESVSGRRSGAKDLKSITAKSWGAGILWAPSGNFDVSVDYYNIKIDDEVNDLNIDAVLRNESACRLGQLDANSPTCADALARITRLPADAPVPLQLDSVRTNPINVSKEEVRGLTAKLNYRWETGIWGSFALGANYNVTLKHENQQYPGDPTIDYLREPFYSSEFKSIGSASLSWNKGPWTTTLYGVRYGSTPNYAAQVDPAGYSAENAGRMRAHLSFNGSASYEFGDDLSLSFTVNNLFNKMPQRDKTFDVYPYYNSLNYNIYGRSYMVEVNWKFGASSQ, encoded by the coding sequence ATCGCCGCCCCCGCCCGCGCCCAGGACGCCGCGCCGTCCTCTGCGCCGACCGAGATCGACAAGGTCACCGTCACCGGCTCGCTGATTCCGCGCAGCGAAATCGAGACCGCCACGCCGGTGATTTCGATCAGCGCCGAGAACATCAAGCGCCAGGGCTTCAAGGACGTCTACGACGTGCTGCGCGCGCAGCCGCTGGCGACCGGCGCGGTGCAGGACAGCCAGTTCACCGGCGGCTTCACCACCAACGCCGAGCCGATCAGCCTGCTCGGCCTGGACCCGGGCTTCACCCTGGTGCTGATCGACGGCCGGCCGATGGCCGACTATCCGCTGCTCTACAACGGCCAGAGCAACTTCACCGACCTGGCCAGCATTCCCACCGCGATGGTCGAGCGCATCGACATCGCGCCGGGCAACCAGTCGGCGATCTACGGCTCCAGCGCGATCGCCGGCGTGGTCAACATCATCCTCAAGAAGCGCGTCGACGGCACCCACCTGAACTTCCGCTTCGGCGGCTACGACGGCGGCGGCGGCGAGAACGCGCGCCTGCAGCTGATCGGCGGCAAGGAGGTCGGCCCCTTCAGCCTGACCTACGGCCTGCAGTACAGCATGCAGGACCCGATCTACGGCTACGACCGCCGCCGCATCGACTCGACCAACGACAATCCCGATCCGGACGCGCGCTACGGCTCGCGCAACTTCGTGCGCATCAACGCCGACGTGCTGCCGAACGAATACATCGATCCGGGCGCGGCCTGCGGCGCCCTCGGCAACCTGTTCAACGGCACCCTGACCCGCGACTTCCGCCCGGGCCGCGGCTATTACTGCGGCAGCCGCGAGGACGTCGGCTACCTCACCATCATGAACCGCAAGCGCGACCTCAGCGGCTACTTCAACGCCTCTTACGCGCTCAACGACCGCACCGAGCTGTACGGCACGCTGCTGGTCGGCCACAACAAGTCCGAGGCCAACCCCGGCACCCGTTTCTGGACCACCTCGGTCGACACCAACGGCATCTTCTACAACGACACCAGCGGCCGCTACGAAACCTACCAGCGCGTGTTCGCGCCGGAGGAAACCGGCGACGTCGACGCCACCAACGAGCGCCAGACCAGCGACTCCTACAACCTCGCCTTCGGCGGCCGCGGCAGCCTGGGCGAATCGAACTGGAACTACGACGCCTACTTCGCCCGCTCGCAGTACAAGGTCGACAGCAAACAGCGCTGGCTGCTGAGCGCGGCCGCCGACGACTTCTTCGAGCGCCGCTTCCTCGGCCCGGTGATCGACCACGTCGGCCCCTACCCGGTGTACGCGCCGACCGACGACAGCGGCTTCTACCGCGCGCTGACCCCGGCCGAGTTCAACAGCATCACCGACATCATCCGCACCAAGTCCGAGACCTGGACCCAGAACTTCAACCTGCAGTTGACCAACACCGAGCTGTTCCACCTGCCGGCCGGCGCGGTCGGATTCGCCACCGTGCTGCAGGCCGGCGAGCAGTCGTGGAAGAACCCGACCGACCCGCGCGTGGTCGCCGGCGACTTCTTCAGCCTCACCGGCACCCAGGGCCAGGGCAAGCGCCGCAACCAGGCCCTCGGCGTCGAGTTCCGCGTGCCGATCTTCAGCCAGCTCACCGCCAGCCTGTCGGGCCGCTACGACAAGTACAAGAACGTCGGCGCCAGTTCCGATTCAGACGGCACCTACAAGATCGGCCTGGAGTACCGCCCGATCCAGTCGCTGCTGCTGCGCGCCAACTACGCCACCGCGTTCAAGGCGCCGGACATGGCCTACGTGTTCGCCGGCGACAGCGGCTACTACACCAGCGTGGTCGACTACTACCGCTGCGCGACCGAGGAACCCGACGAAAGCATCGGCAACTGCACCTACAACGCCGAATCGGTGTCCGGCCGCCGCAGCGGCGCCAAGGACCTCAAGTCGATCACCGCCAAGTCGTGGGGCGCCGGCATTCTGTGGGCGCCGAGCGGCAATTTCGACGTCAGCGTGGACTACTACAACATCAAGATCGACGACGAGGTCAACGACCTCAACATCGACGCGGTGCTGCGCAACGAATCGGCCTGCCGCCTGGGCCAGCTCGACGCGAACTCGCCGACCTGCGCCGACGCGCTCGCGCGCATCACCCGCCTGCCCGCGGACGCGCCGGTGCCGCTGCAGCTCGACAGCGTGCGCACCAACCCGATCAACGTGTCGAAGGAAGAAGTTCGCGGCCTCACCGCCAAGCTCAACTACCGCTGGGAGACCGGCATCTGGGGCTCGTTCGCGCTGGGCGCCAACTACAACGTGACCCTGAAGCACGAGAACCAGCAGTACCCGGGCGACCCGACCATCGACTACTTGCGCGAGCCGTTCTACTCGTCCGAGTTCAAGAGCATCGGCAGCGCCTCGCTGAGCTGGAACAAGGGCCCGTGGACCACGACCCTGTACGGCGTGCGCTACGGCAGCACCCCGAACTACGCCGCCCAGGTCGACCCGGCCGGCTACTCGGCCGAGAACGCCGGCCGCATGCGCGCGCACCTGAGCTTCAACGGCAGCGCCAGCTACGAGTTCGGCGACGACCTGTCGCTGAGCTTCACCGTCAACAACCTGTTCAACAAGATGCCGCAGCGCGACAAGACCTTCGACGTCTACCCTTACTACAACTCGCTGAACTACAACATCTACGGCCGTTCGTACATGGTCGAGGTGAACTGGAAGTTCGGCGCCAGCTCGCAGTAA
- the glyS gene encoding glycine--tRNA ligase subunit beta, giving the protein MSTTQPLLIELGTEELPVKALPGLAQAFFDGVLDGLHKRGVGFDRNGAKPLYTPRRLAVLLNAVDTRQPEQRSEVLGPYLNIALDADGQPTKALQGFAAKAGVEWTALEKTSDNKGERFVHRAVKPGADTASLLGEIVREALAAMPIPKPMRWGDHDYGFARPVHWLVALLGKDVVPAQALGVSSDRMSRGHRFMHDKPVWFSAPQDYVESLRAAFVLVDPDERRERIVREVEAAASADGGRARIDEGILEEVNGLTEWPVAVACGFEREFLAVPQEALIATMEANQKFFPVLDASGQLTERFVGVANIESRDVAEVRKGYERVIRPRFADAKFFFDEDLKQGLASMGEGLKTVKYQDKLGSVADKVARVTALARSIAAQVGVDPEQAARAASLSKNDLQSRMVNEFPELQGIAGRYYAKAADQSSEVSDAIDEAYMPRFSGDAIAPSPLGRVVAIAERLDTLAGGFAAGLKPTGNKDPFSLRRNALGLARTLLEGGLDLSLQGLLDEAIKLQPVQKQGGSGDPFGLFELSEFVYDRLRNYYGERGIVMAQLEAVSAVAHGSLLDFDRRLTAIAEFAKLPEAEALAAANKRSRNILKKVEGEVPDAIDPALFAEPAERELAEAVDAAVADTDPLLARRDYVAVLGRLARLRPQVDAFFDKVMVNVDDAAVRNNRLALLKRLSDRLGSVAAIEHLSI; this is encoded by the coding sequence ATGAGCACGACCCAACCCCTCCTGATCGAACTGGGCACCGAAGAACTGCCGGTCAAGGCGCTGCCGGGCCTGGCCCAGGCCTTCTTCGACGGCGTGCTCGACGGCCTGCACAAGCGCGGCGTCGGCTTCGACCGCAACGGCGCCAAGCCGCTGTACACCCCGCGCCGCCTGGCCGTGCTGTTGAACGCGGTCGACACCCGCCAGCCCGAACAGCGCAGCGAGGTGCTCGGCCCCTACCTCAACATCGCGCTGGACGCCGACGGCCAGCCGACCAAGGCGCTGCAGGGCTTCGCGGCCAAGGCCGGGGTCGAGTGGACGGCGCTGGAGAAGACCAGCGACAACAAGGGCGAGCGCTTCGTCCACCGCGCGGTCAAGCCCGGCGCCGACACCGCCAGCCTGCTCGGCGAGATCGTGCGCGAGGCGCTCGCGGCGATGCCGATTCCCAAGCCGATGCGCTGGGGCGACCACGACTACGGCTTCGCCCGTCCGGTGCACTGGCTGGTGGCGCTGCTGGGCAAGGACGTGGTGCCGGCGCAGGCGCTGGGCGTGAGCAGCGACCGCATGAGCCGCGGCCACCGCTTCATGCACGACAAGCCGGTGTGGTTCAGCGCGCCGCAGGACTACGTCGAATCGCTGCGTGCCGCGTTCGTGCTGGTCGATCCGGACGAGCGCCGCGAGCGCATCGTGCGCGAAGTCGAGGCCGCCGCGAGCGCCGACGGCGGCCGCGCGCGCATCGACGAGGGCATCCTGGAAGAGGTCAACGGCCTGACCGAATGGCCGGTGGCGGTGGCCTGCGGCTTCGAGCGCGAATTCCTCGCGGTGCCGCAGGAAGCGCTGATCGCGACGATGGAAGCGAACCAGAAGTTCTTCCCGGTGCTCGACGCGTCGGGCCAGCTGACCGAGCGCTTCGTCGGCGTGGCCAACATCGAGAGCCGCGACGTCGCCGAGGTGCGCAAGGGCTACGAGCGCGTCATTCGGCCGCGATTCGCCGATGCGAAGTTCTTCTTCGATGAGGACCTGAAGCAAGGGCTGGCGTCGATGGGCGAGGGGCTGAAGACGGTCAAGTATCAGGACAAGCTGGGGAGCGTGGCCGATAAGGTCGCGCGGGTGACGGCCTTGGCGCGCTCCATCGCCGCGCAGGTCGGCGTCGATCCGGAGCAGGCCGCGCGCGCGGCGTCGCTGTCGAAGAACGATTTGCAGTCGCGCATGGTCAATGAGTTTCCGGAACTGCAGGGTATCGCCGGGCGGTACTACGCCAAAGCCGCCGATCAAAGCAGCGAAGTTTCCGATGCGATCGACGAGGCCTACATGCCGCGTTTCTCGGGCGATGCGATCGCGCCGTCGCCGCTGGGTCGAGTCGTCGCCATCGCCGAACGCCTCGATACGCTGGCGGGTGGTTTTGCCGCGGGATTGAAGCCGACGGGCAACAAGGATCCTTTCAGCTTGCGTCGCAACGCGTTGGGGTTGGCGCGCACTCTGCTTGAAGGCGGATTGGATCTTTCGTTGCAAGGGCTGCTCGACGAAGCGATCAAGCTCCAACCGGTGCAAAAGCAGGGCGGTAGCGGCGATCCGTTCGGCCTGTTCGAGCTAAGCGAATTCGTCTACGACCGCTTGCGCAACTATTACGGCGAGCGCGGTATCGTAATGGCGCAGCTGGAGGCAGTGAGCGCCGTCGCCCACGGTTCGCTGCTCGACTTCGACCGCCGCCTCACCGCCATCGCCGAATTCGCCAAGCTCCCCGAAGCCGAAGCCCTCGCCGCGGCCAACAAGCGCAGCCGCAACATCCTCAAGAAGGTCGAGGGCGAAGTGCCCGACGCCATCGACCCGGCGCTGTTCGCCGAGCCGGCCGAGCGCGAGCTGGCCGAGGCGGTGGATGCCGCCGTTGCCGACACCGATCCGCTGCTGGCCCGGCGCGACTACGTCGCCGTGCTCGGTCGCCTGGCGCGGCTGCGGCCGCAGGTGGACGCGTTCTTCGACAAGGTCATGGTCAACGTCGACGACGCGGCGGTGCGCAACAACCGGTTGGCCTTGCTCAAGCGCTTGTCCGACCGTCTGGGCAGCGTGGCGGCGATCGAGCATTTGTCGATCTGA
- the glyQ gene encoding glycine--tRNA ligase subunit alpha gives MSATDAPTTAITFQSMIQRLNAYWAERGCVLIQPLDLEVGAGTFHPATFLRALGPEPWNAAYVQPSRRPTDGRYGENPNRLQRYYQYQVAMKPSPDNIVELYFDSLKALGVDPRVHDLRLVEDNWESPTLGAWGLGWEVWLNGMEVTQFTYFQQAGGIECKPVLGEITYGLERLCMYLQNVDNVYDLVWTYGPDGTPVTYGDVYHQNEVEQSAYNFEHADVEELFHRFDACEKEAQKLIDLGLPLPAYDQVCKASHSFNLLDARRAISVTERQRYILRVRRIAQGVAEAYFAQREKLGFPALKQANAEAA, from the coding sequence ATGAGCGCGACCGACGCACCGACCACCGCGATCACCTTCCAAAGCATGATCCAGCGCTTGAACGCCTACTGGGCGGAGCGCGGCTGCGTGCTGATCCAGCCGCTGGACCTGGAAGTCGGCGCCGGCACCTTCCACCCGGCCACCTTCCTGCGCGCGCTCGGCCCGGAGCCGTGGAACGCCGCCTACGTCCAGCCCAGCCGCCGCCCCACCGACGGCCGTTACGGCGAGAACCCCAACCGCCTGCAGCGCTACTACCAGTACCAGGTGGCGATGAAGCCCAGCCCCGACAACATCGTCGAGCTGTACTTCGATTCGCTCAAGGCGCTCGGCGTGGACCCGCGCGTGCACGACCTGCGCCTGGTCGAGGACAACTGGGAATCGCCGACCCTCGGCGCCTGGGGCCTGGGCTGGGAAGTCTGGCTCAACGGCATGGAAGTGACCCAGTTCACCTACTTCCAGCAGGCCGGCGGCATCGAGTGCAAGCCGGTGCTCGGCGAGATCACCTACGGTCTCGAGCGCCTGTGCATGTACCTGCAGAACGTCGACAACGTCTACGACCTGGTCTGGACCTACGGCCCGGACGGCACGCCGGTGACCTACGGCGACGTCTACCACCAGAACGAAGTCGAGCAGAGCGCGTACAACTTCGAGCACGCCGACGTCGAAGAGCTGTTCCACCGCTTCGACGCCTGCGAGAAAGAAGCGCAGAAGCTGATCGACCTCGGCCTGCCGCTGCCGGCCTACGACCAGGTGTGCAAGGCCAGCCACAGCTTCAACCTGCTCGACGCGCGCCGCGCGATCAGCGTGACCGAGCGCCAGCGCTACATCCTGCGCGTGCGCCGCATCGCCCAGGGCGTGGCCGAGGCCTACTTCGCCCAGCGCGAGAAGCTCGGTTTCCCGGCGCTCAAGCAAGCGAACGCAGAAGCCGCCTGA
- a CDS encoding glutamine amidotransferase, translating into MKPPFLILETGQPVPSMRRHRGFPHWIRVAAGLGRDEAVVVNVEAGEDLPGREGFAGAIVTGSGAMVTDRAPWSERSARWLREAAHAGLPLFGICYGHQLLAHALGGEVGNHPGGREMGTVHLELHPTAAADPLFAGLPARFPAQATHLQTVLRAPEGAAVLARSSHDACHAFRWGERAWGVQFHPEFSAGHMRGYVRARQDALRNEGLCPRTVAREISAAPHARRVLRRFVGHARALHGR; encoded by the coding sequence GTGAAGCCGCCCTTCCTGATCCTCGAGACCGGCCAGCCGGTCCCCTCCATGCGCCGCCATCGCGGCTTCCCGCATTGGATCCGCGTCGCCGCCGGCCTGGGCCGGGACGAGGCGGTGGTGGTCAACGTCGAGGCCGGCGAGGACCTGCCCGGACGCGAGGGGTTCGCCGGCGCCATCGTCACCGGCTCGGGCGCGATGGTCACCGACCGCGCGCCATGGAGCGAGCGCAGCGCGCGGTGGCTGCGCGAGGCCGCCCACGCCGGGCTGCCGCTGTTCGGCATCTGCTACGGCCACCAGTTGCTGGCGCACGCGCTCGGCGGCGAAGTCGGCAACCACCCGGGCGGGCGCGAGATGGGCACGGTGCACCTGGAACTGCACCCCACCGCCGCGGCCGATCCGTTGTTCGCCGGCCTGCCGGCACGGTTCCCGGCCCAGGCCACCCACCTGCAGACGGTGCTGCGCGCGCCCGAGGGCGCGGCCGTGCTGGCGCGCTCGAGCCACGACGCCTGCCACGCCTTCCGCTGGGGCGAGCGCGCCTGGGGCGTGCAGTTCCATCCCGAATTCAGCGCCGGCCACATGCGCGGCTACGTGCGCGCGCGCCAGGACGCGCTGCGCAACGAAGGCCTGTGCCCGCGCACGGTCGCGCGCGAGATCAGCGCGGCGCCGCATGCGCGCCGGGTGCTGCGCCGCTTCGTCGGCCACGCCCGCGCGCTGCACGGCCGCTGA
- a CDS encoding RDD family protein produces the protein MNAPGAPAGFWPRYLAWSLDAALVALATCLLGANHWRLLIAAAARAWDALNQRVADAMAASALDDLAFGGFLGRLGADPQVHAAAAAATAALLSLVLGWLMVYAVLGFALEVACIAFTSWRATPGKRALGLYVAARDGGELGAGRAALRYLGGSLSWLSFNIGHLVAMAKPEHLALHDRLAGASVRRRGGAGLPPWGWAWLLLQLAAALAACVWLAWTMQASLDEALYAAL, from the coding sequence GTGAACGCGCCCGGCGCGCCCGCCGGGTTCTGGCCGCGTTACCTGGCCTGGTCGCTCGACGCGGCCCTGGTCGCCCTCGCCACCTGCCTGCTCGGCGCAAACCACTGGCGGCTGCTGATCGCCGCCGCCGCGCGGGCCTGGGATGCGCTGAACCAGCGCGTGGCCGATGCGATGGCCGCCTCGGCGCTCGACGACCTGGCCTTCGGCGGCTTCCTCGGCCGCCTCGGCGCCGACCCGCAGGTGCATGCCGCGGCCGCCGCGGCGACCGCCGCGCTGCTGTCGCTGGTGCTGGGCTGGCTGATGGTCTACGCCGTGCTCGGCTTCGCGCTCGAAGTCGCCTGCATCGCCTTCACTTCCTGGCGCGCGACCCCGGGCAAGCGCGCGCTGGGCCTGTACGTGGCCGCGCGCGACGGCGGCGAACTCGGCGCCGGACGCGCGGCGCTGCGCTACCTGGGCGGGTCGCTGTCGTGGCTGAGCTTCAACATCGGCCACCTGGTGGCGATGGCCAAGCCCGAGCACCTGGCCCTGCACGATCGCCTCGCAGGCGCCAGCGTGCGCCGCCGCGGCGGCGCCGGACTGCCGCCGTGGGGCTGGGCATGGCTGCTGCTGCAGCTCGCCGCGGCGCTGGCCGCGTGCGTGTGGCTGGCATGGACGATGCAGGCGAGCCTGGACGAAGCGCTGTACGCCGCGCTGTGA
- the tatC gene encoding twin-arginine translocase subunit TatC, with protein MSDADSRSGDPNDYTPEPRLLDHLIELRARLLRGVAGLMVVFLGLLPFANKLYHYLATPLLAKLPAGSQLIAVEVASPFAAPLKLAFFAALMISMPWLLYQAWAFVAPGLYKREKRLALPLLVSALALFYIGCAFAFFLVLPSVFGFLVKVTPAGVSMMTDINAYLDFVLILFLAFGISFEVPVALVILALLGWVTPAQLKEARGYAIVGIFIVAAVITPPDVISQLMLAIPMCVLYELGIIAAKWVATERARPADDASEP; from the coding sequence ATGAGCGACGCTGATTCCCGCTCCGGCGATCCCAACGACTACACGCCCGAACCGCGCTTGCTCGATCACCTGATCGAACTGCGCGCGCGCCTGCTGCGCGGCGTGGCCGGCCTGATGGTCGTGTTCCTGGGCCTGCTGCCGTTCGCCAACAAGCTCTATCACTACCTGGCCACGCCGCTGCTGGCCAAGCTGCCGGCCGGCAGCCAGCTGATCGCGGTCGAAGTGGCCTCGCCGTTCGCCGCGCCGTTGAAGCTGGCGTTCTTCGCCGCGCTGATGATCTCGATGCCGTGGCTGCTGTACCAGGCCTGGGCCTTCGTCGCTCCGGGCCTGTACAAGCGCGAGAAGCGCCTGGCCCTGCCGCTGCTGGTCTCGGCGCTGGCGCTGTTCTACATCGGCTGCGCGTTCGCGTTCTTCCTGGTGCTGCCGTCGGTGTTCGGCTTCCTGGTCAAGGTCACCCCGGCGGGGGTGTCGATGATGACCGACATCAACGCCTACCTCGACTTCGTGCTGATCCTGTTCCTGGCCTTCGGCATCAGCTTCGAGGTGCCGGTGGCGCTGGTGATCCTGGCGCTGCTGGGCTGGGTCACGCCGGCCCAGCTCAAGGAGGCGCGCGGCTACGCCATCGTCGGCATCTTCATCGTCGCGGCGGTGATCACCCCGCCCGACGTGATCTCGCAGCTGATGCTGGCGATCCCGATGTGCGTGCTGTACGAGCTGGGCATCATCGCCGCGAAGTGGGTCGCCACCGAGCGCGCGCGTCCGGCCGACGACGCGTCCGAGCCGTGA
- the tatB gene encoding Sec-independent protein translocase protein TatB, with protein MFDIGFSEVFVIAIVALIVLGPERLPKAARFAGLWVRRARAQWYSVKSELERELADDELKRSLRQAQDDLRSAQQQLRDGDRALREGVDDLNRRVAGTGAAAAAADDAAAAPRDPAALEDQALGDGASNGAASDRAAAYAAPAHAAADTAHAEPSHLDYSGASQPDYRPSTAQTPNDERR; from the coding sequence ATGTTCGACATCGGCTTCTCGGAAGTCTTCGTGATCGCGATCGTGGCCCTGATCGTGCTCGGGCCCGAGCGCCTGCCCAAGGCGGCGCGCTTCGCCGGGCTGTGGGTGCGGCGCGCGCGCGCGCAGTGGTATTCGGTCAAGTCCGAGCTCGAGCGCGAGCTGGCCGACGATGAGCTCAAGCGCAGCCTGCGCCAGGCCCAGGACGATTTGCGTTCGGCGCAGCAGCAGTTGCGCGACGGCGACCGCGCCCTGCGCGAAGGCGTGGACGATCTCAACCGCCGCGTCGCCGGCACCGGCGCCGCCGCTGCGGCCGCCGACGATGCCGCCGCCGCGCCGCGCGATCCGGCGGCGCTGGAAGATCAAGCCTTGGGCGACGGCGCCTCGAACGGCGCGGCTTCGGACCGCGCGGCCGCGTACGCCGCGCCCGCGCACGCCGCGGCCGACACCGCGCACGCCGAGCCGTCGCACCTGGACTACTCCGGCGCCAGCCAGCCCGACTACCGCCCCTCCACCGCACAGACGCCGAACGATGAGCGACGCTGA
- the tatA gene encoding Sec-independent protein translocase subunit TatA, with the protein MGAWGIGHWIIVLVIVLLVFGTKRLGSVGKDLGDAVKGFKKGMADDEDKQPGQLKDETRNSSDSNTSARNDERNQR; encoded by the coding sequence ATGGGCGCCTGGGGCATCGGTCATTGGATCATCGTCCTTGTGATTGTTCTGCTGGTGTTCGGGACCAAGCGCCTGGGCAGCGTGGGCAAGGATCTCGGCGATGCGGTGAAGGGTTTCAAGAAGGGCATGGCCGACGACGAGGACAAGCAGCCCGGCCAGCTCAAGGACGAGACGCGCAACAGCAGCGACAGCAATACGTCCGCGCGCAACGACGAGCGCAACCAGCGCTGA